TATCAAACAATTCTACATAAAACTGCATCATATCAGATCAATCCTAAATTGGAACCACAACCACCTCAAATTATCAAAAAGAATTTTTACGTGCTTGAGTAACAAAAATATCGTGTCAATGTAGATAAAATGATCACACATTTCTAACATACTTACCAGTAATTGTGTAGAGAAGCACCCTCTCACATCTCCTCAGAAATTCCCAACAAAGGCAGTTGTTCAATCCAAGCCTCCTAGTAATGTAATCAAGAAATGAAAATGGAGTCACCGGATTCATCTTCCATTCTAGTGTGGAGAGAACCAACAGCTCCATTCTCTGAACTGTTTTAGATTCAAACACATATCTtgattcctcaaccttaaaaaaacaaaaatcaaccaAATCAATCAATATGATTACAGTAACAAGGATTAGTTCTATTTATAAGATCCGTTTAAATCTTCCTTACTTGGAGGTCAAGAAGAAGAGGAACTTCAGTCTCCTCAACTTTTGCAGCTAAAGAAAGACAAGCCACAGCAACAAGTTGATATATCCATGGCTTATGAGTTTGAAACACAAAGCTAGAAAGAAACCTATCAAGGTAGTTAACTGCAAGAAATGCAGTTTGAGCAGAGAAAGAGTAATAACCAATGACTTTGAGAATCCATTCAACTGCTTCTCTTCTTACTGAAGCTAAAGATGGGGTTTTCTCAAGTACATTATTTATTACATTCTCTGTTTCTTTAGAGAATAAAGAGCTTAGCTCTCCCTCTTCCCATATCAAGTCATATGGATTAGGGTTTATGTTTTCACTGCAAAAACtctctccttctccttctccttctccttctccttcttctaCCTTTACTTCCTCAGTGAAAAAACCCTCTTCTTCACAGTACAAAGCATCTAATAAAAATGGAAGTTGAGTACTCATCTTCTTCTACGAAGAAGAAGTTTTTTTGTGTTTTCATTTACTTCATAATATTCAAGAAActaaataaaggaattaaactcTAGCTCTGTGGCTTCACCTGAGCGGCTGAGCCTGCAGCTTATTTGTTGATAGTGTTGAAGGGAGCAAAAGAAGAGACTGTGTGGAGAAGAGGAAAATGGAGAGTGGGGAGTGTGACAATATTGGGGAAAGATTGTGTTTTTATTTTGGATATCTGGTTGGTTTTTGCTATGTCCTTATTATACGTAATTTTTATGGATTTATTGGTGTAGGAGTATATAGAAGAAAATTATTATGGGATATCATGCAACATAATAACTCGACACGTGAGGTTCGTGCGTGTTACAAATCAGGTTGGGACCCGGACAGAATTGAGGCCCAATGGAAtaagtatagtttagcattagtAAGGGAGTGGACCAATTGATTATTCTCAAGTTTTTAATGTATGATAGGgtaaatttatttatattataaaaaaattattattattattattattataattaataaatacagCTATAGTATAAAAAGGATTTATATTGTAAACGATATATAAGCTAAGTCCTTGATTCAGAACACTCCCATAAGAGCTCCTAATCTGAGAAGTATGATTTTGTGTAATGAGATAATGTGAACAGTGAACAATGAACAGATATGTATACagtcgaaatcgggcatacccgatttcgttggcaggggagttgcctcgagggtaacctcataatagattcgagcgagctcgaagatagaacatcaagcCTGGAGATCGAAGTATTCATTGAGATtgaggccagcaacaatcgagatcaagcatgactgacttcgagtaaggcgtaataacggaatggcgagacaTCAGTAACCGGTCGAATATCACGAcgaaaatcccggaacagatcaaatcaaagcggttattagtgtcaatcatgggatctacttccgttattagagttataccttatttaggattcctctattatataaagagggatcacATTCACTTGTAAGGGGAAGAatcattattcactgataagaatatacacacACGCtgttttacttactgttcatcgttgtttgttccatcctctactgttcttattaactaacctcgagactatctcgaatcgaggtcgaggcattgtttgcataccggtttgatttattttattgtctaatttatctatttaatttatttttttatcaattggtactagtttaaatcacatatccttaaaaccacaatataagtttaattgttactcaatttttagggtaaacagtttggcgcccaccctagggctaaggataatagtgattgttcagtactaattctggtaaaacacactattttacgcttgttcttgtcaagtatctttactttcaggttaaaacatgtcaaactcacaaaacgcatccacacacggtgacaatggtctcggattccacggtgaaaacgaaaatgtgattgctaCAGGAGTCGAGGTGTCACAGGCTAATCTCGGGGGAGCATCGGTTGCCAACCCAatcgatgtcagttcgcacgttgctctaaacgCGGACCTGGGTGCagatctcgatgggagtgtacgcaaagaaggccgatctagtggccaaggaatACAGGGCAGAGAAgacgaaggagtcagtctccaagtgatattcgagatgcttcaagctcagcaagccgctattgctcagttacaaaatcaacatagagctccgaatagggtcgagccggaaattactcgtcgtaccgagccagtaacggaaaggtcgaatggtaacgaatcgggaactgatcctgcggtaatgaaaatgctcgaggagctcaccaaaaaaattgaatcaggggagaagagaatcgaagacaacgataaaaaagtggagacatacaactctcgagttgatcagataccgggggcaccaccaatcttgaaagggatggattcgaagaagtttgtacaaaagtcgtttcctccaagtgcggctccgaagcctatccaaagaagtttcgtatgccaaacatacccaaatataatgggacccccgatcccaacgagcatgttacttcatatacatacgccatcaagggtaacgatttagaagatgatgaaatcgaatatgtgctgttgaaaaaattcggagagaccctttcgaagggagcaatgatttggtatcacaacctgccaccaaattccatcgactcatttgccatgttaacagattctttcataaaggcacacgccggggccataaaggtcgcaacgagaaaatcggaccttttcaagataagacaaagggataatgaaacgttgagggagttcgtgtcctaatttcaaatggaatgcatggagttgccaccagtcacagatgattgggccgttcaagctttcacccaagggttgaacgagcagagttcgatagcatcacgtcagttgaaataaaatttgatcgagtatccagctgtaacttgggcagatgtgcacaatcgatatcaatcgaagatctgGGTCGAAGACGATAATTAAGAGCCCTtccggttcagtacatccaaacagttcagcagttaaaaaccagagggacgtcgACATGGAGCCAAGGTCAAACAGAGactgatatcaaccatataccgcagatcgaaggaacaatggtttaggatgcaattccgcccggaacgatcgaagaagtgttcgaggacagaattctctgggacttatgagcaaaagtggttttgacaagtatgctgatcccacagaggcacctcggttatcagaatataactttagcatcgatggatcgggcattgtatcggcaatcgaaaggatcagagatactaggtggcccagacccatacaaactaatccttcccaaagaaacccaaatttgatgtgcaagtattatggcacgcatggtcacaagaccgaggatttcaggcaattaagggaggaggtagcctgACTATttaatgagggccaccttcgagagttcctcagccagcgctcgagccaagaatcatttcagagaaaggaaCTCCAACAGggaaaatgaacaggaggaaccccaacatgtcattcatataatcgccggtggggtcgacattccacagggacccatattcaaacgcactaaggtatcaattaCTAGGGAAcaatgaacccgagattatgtgcccgaagacactttatcattcaacaacgaagaagcagaaggcatttctcagcctcACAACGACGCTctagtaatttctatcttattaaataaagttcaagttaagcgtgttttagtggatccaggtagctcggcgaatatcatccgatcgagggtcgtggagcagctcggcctacaaaatcaaatcgtgcccaTAGTTCaagtcttaaacggcttcaatatggccagtgaaacaactaaaggggagattattctatcGGTGAACGTGgttggaaccattcaagataccaagttccacataatccagggcgacatgaggtacaatacCCTGCTCGGAaagccttggatccacaatatgagggcagtcccttcgactctccaccaaatgatgaaattcccgacaTCGGACGGTGTGAAAATAGTATACGGGAAGCAGCATGatgcaaaggaaatatttgcggtcgatgaggtaacaccgatatcgacactatcaacctcggaaaggtcgagcatcaaaggtaaacaggaagtcaaatagcaatcacagccaccagcctcgaccgaatcggggaagcaggagatagaagaagaagcgggggattttctgacccctcaaaCTTTTATTGTTCTCGAAGATTCTGACGACact
This region of Nicotiana tomentosiformis chromosome 4, ASM39032v3, whole genome shotgun sequence genomic DNA includes:
- the LOC104094066 gene encoding cyclin-D3-1-like isoform X2, with the translated sequence MSTQLPFLLDALYCEEEGFFTEEVKVEEGEGEGEGEGESFCSENINPNPYDLIWEEGELSSLFSKETENVINNVLEKTPSLASVRREAVEWILKVIGYYSFSAQTAFLAVNYLDRFLSSFVFQTHKPWIYQLVAVACLSLAAKVEETEVPLLLDLQVEESRYVFESKTVQRMELLVLSTLEWKMNPVTPFSFLDYITRRLGLNNCLCWEFLRRCERVLLYTITDCRFIGYLPSAMASATMLHVIDRLQPCIGEKYQDQLLDILGIVKKCSLTLRAMDPYGSALHRTRTQGSWVHYAALVLY
- the LOC104094066 gene encoding cyclin-D3-1-like isoform X1; amino-acid sequence: MSTQLPFLLDALYCEEEGFFTEEVKVEEGEGEGEGEGESFCSENINPNPYDLIWEEGELSSLFSKETENVINNVLEKTPSLASVRREAVEWILKVIGYYSFSAQTAFLAVNYLDRFLSSFVFQTHKPWIYQLVAVACLSLAAKVEETEVPLLLDLQVEESRYVFESKTVQRMELLVLSTLEWKMNPVTPFSFLDYITRRLGLNNCLCWEFLRRCERVLLYTITDCRFIGYLPSAMASATMLHVIDRLQPCIGEKYQDQLLDILGIVKDKVEDCYKLMQEVASNIDFHSNKRKFGTNLPGSPTGVMDVSFSSDYSNDSWSVATSVSSSPEPLSKKTRESRE